A genomic region of Fundidesulfovibrio terrae contains the following coding sequences:
- a CDS encoding phenylacetate--CoA ligase family protein gives MTRKDRTEGIYSRREVLDESERRQYYQIQLKDLLTYAYRYSEDVKKRFDRAQFQVGKFKQLSDLKHIPILKKKELIFLQSMGPRLGGLLTKDLGDLRRVFLSPGPIFDPEDREDDYWGWTEGFYATGFRSGDVVQCTFNYHLSPTGLMFEEPLRNLGCAVMPSGPGNTATQLEVMQKLRATGFVGTPSYLMHLAQKGEESGLNLRKDLFLEVAFVTGEKFSEKMRSTLEKKFDLIMRQGYGTADVGCIGYECFQKNGLHIANRAFVEICHPDTGIPLKDGEVGEIVVTAFNKTYPLIRLATGDLSYIDRAPCSCGRTSPRLGNIVGRVDTTARIKGMFVYPHQVEQVIARFEEIKRWQIEVTNPGGIDEMTLLIEASNFKREDELLHMFREKIKLRPELKVLAPGTLPAQIRPIEDKRKWD, from the coding sequence ATGACCCGCAAGGACCGCACCGAAGGCATTTATTCCCGCCGCGAGGTGCTCGATGAATCCGAACGCCGCCAATACTACCAGATTCAGCTCAAGGACCTGCTCACCTATGCCTACCGCTACTCGGAGGACGTGAAGAAGCGCTTCGACCGCGCCCAGTTCCAGGTGGGCAAGTTCAAGCAGCTCTCCGACCTCAAGCATATCCCCATCCTTAAAAAGAAGGAGCTCATCTTCCTTCAGTCCATGGGGCCGCGCCTGGGCGGGCTTCTCACCAAGGACCTGGGCGACCTGCGCCGGGTGTTCCTTTCCCCCGGGCCCATCTTCGATCCCGAGGACCGCGAGGACGATTACTGGGGCTGGACCGAAGGCTTCTACGCCACGGGCTTCCGCTCGGGCGACGTGGTGCAGTGCACCTTCAACTACCATCTCTCCCCCACGGGCCTCATGTTCGAGGAGCCCCTGCGCAATCTCGGGTGCGCCGTCATGCCCTCGGGCCCCGGCAACACCGCCACCCAGCTCGAGGTGATGCAGAAGCTGCGCGCCACCGGCTTCGTGGGCACCCCGAGCTACCTCATGCACCTGGCCCAGAAGGGCGAGGAGTCCGGGCTCAACCTGCGCAAGGACCTGTTCCTTGAGGTGGCCTTCGTCACCGGCGAGAAGTTCTCCGAAAAGATGCGCTCCACCCTGGAGAAGAAGTTCGACCTCATCATGCGCCAGGGCTACGGCACCGCCGACGTGGGCTGCATCGGCTACGAATGCTTCCAGAAGAACGGCCTGCACATCGCCAACCGCGCCTTCGTGGAGATCTGCCACCCCGACACCGGCATCCCCTTGAAGGACGGCGAGGTGGGCGAGATCGTGGTCACGGCCTTCAACAAAACCTATCCCCTCATCCGCCTGGCCACCGGCGACCTCTCCTACATCGACCGCGCCCCGTGCTCCTGCGGGCGCACCTCGCCGCGCCTGGGCAACATCGTGGGCCGCGTGGACACCACCGCCCGCATCAAGGGCATGTTCGTCTACCCCCATCAGGTGGAGCAGGTCATCGCCCGTTTCGAGGAGATCAAGCGCTGGCAGATCGAGGTCACCAACCCCGGCGGCATCGACGAGATGACGCTTCTGATCGAGGCCAGCAACTTCAAGCGCGAGGACGAACTGCTGCACATGTTCCGCGAGAAGATCAAGCTGCGCCCAGAACTCAAGGTCCTGGCCCCGGGCACCCTGCCCGCGCAGATCAGGCCTATCGAGGACAAGCGCAAGTGGGACTAG
- a CDS encoding MinD/ParA family protein, with amino-acid sequence MSRVLAVASGKGGTGKTSISVNLALGLGRLGRKVCLLDADLGLSNVDVLLGISPELTLEHVLFEGVPMEKAVVRVAPGLDVVPGGSGVSRLADLSRDLRSAMSAEFSKLSGYDYLVVDGSPGISSQVISLCLACPELLVVVNPDPSSITDAYALVKVLSENGLRRSPYLLVNKARSRDSAGEIFARVRGAMLKYLKLDARYLGHVPQDPHVSAAAARQRPLMELFPASGAGRAILGLAKNLDEARLPQGVDQADPASVMEGTLVRMRESSPFRSERSPSVQARRALDSAINMAGLLENPGRQDRAEVAARLKSLLVKARSVLDPGGLPLSSPPVKPQAVPVRVAVISSDTSIGDILSESLGAAGMAVNTDGGRADAAVVFWRGSRDVPERRLAELGNVRYVYVRSVASKEVPLFGRGPAEVMDMPFKLEDLAGAVRRCASGPK; translated from the coding sequence ATGAGCCGGGTCCTGGCCGTTGCCAGCGGAAAGGGCGGCACGGGCAAGACCAGCATCTCGGTGAATCTGGCCCTGGGCCTTGGACGCCTGGGGCGCAAGGTTTGCCTGCTGGACGCCGACCTGGGCCTTTCCAACGTGGACGTGCTGCTGGGGATCTCGCCGGAACTCACCCTGGAGCACGTCCTGTTCGAGGGCGTGCCCATGGAGAAGGCCGTGGTCCGGGTCGCCCCGGGCCTGGACGTGGTTCCCGGCGGGTCCGGCGTGTCGCGCTTGGCCGACCTTTCCCGCGACCTGCGCTCGGCCATGTCCGCCGAATTCTCCAAACTCTCCGGCTACGATTACCTGGTGGTGGACGGCTCGCCCGGCATCTCCAGCCAGGTGATATCCCTGTGCCTGGCCTGCCCGGAGCTTCTGGTGGTGGTCAATCCCGATCCCTCGTCCATCACGGACGCCTACGCCCTGGTGAAGGTCCTCTCGGAAAACGGACTGCGCCGAAGCCCCTACCTGCTGGTGAACAAGGCCCGTTCCCGGGACTCCGCCGGAGAGATATTCGCCCGGGTGCGCGGGGCCATGCTCAAGTATCTCAAACTCGACGCCCGCTACCTGGGGCACGTTCCCCAGGACCCCCACGTCTCGGCCGCCGCTGCCCGGCAACGCCCCCTGATGGAGCTCTTTCCGGCTTCCGGCGCAGGCAGGGCCATCCTCGGTCTGGCCAAGAACCTGGATGAGGCCCGCTTGCCCCAGGGAGTGGACCAGGCCGACCCGGCCTCGGTCATGGAGGGCACCCTGGTCAGGATGCGCGAGTCCTCGCCCTTCCGCTCGGAACGCTCCCCATCGGTGCAGGCCCGCCGGGCCCTTGACTCGGCCATCAACATGGCCGGGCTCCTGGAGAATCCCGGCCGCCAGGACCGGGCCGAGGTGGCCGCCAGGCTCAAATCCCTGCTGGTCAAGGCGCGAAGCGTTCTGGACCCAGGAGGGCTGCCGCTCTCGTCGCCGCCGGTCAAGCCGCAGGCCGTCCCAGTGCGGGTGGCGGTCATCAGCTCGGATACGTCCATCGGGGATATCCTCTCGGAGAGCCTGGGGGCGGCGGGCATGGCCGTGAACACGGACGGGGGGCGGGCGGACGCGGCCGTGGTGTTCTGGCGGGGCAGCCGGGACGTTCCCGAGCGGCGCCTCGCCGAACTCGGCAACGTGCGCTACGTCTACGTGCGAAGCGTGGCTTCCAAGGAGGTTCCCCTGTTCGGGCGGGGTCCGGCGGAAGTCATGGACATGCCCTTCAAGCTGGAGGACCTGGCCGGGGCCGTGCGCCGGTGCGCTTCCGGCCCGAAATGA
- a CDS encoding ChaN family lipoprotein, whose protein sequence is MPAARVVVGGMSLENAMMRTFVLAALWAALLVMPMGCKRYTDMTESPAPAAAQPRAPGQFLDGDGRAVDESSLGDAAAKAAYVLIGEGHPIACDHLAQARILALMAEAGAPPVVGLEMVSLDMQPVLDLFNKGLIGVDDLEDGLKWSTSWGYPFEIYRPVFETARKYDLPLFALNVPRDVARKAGKSGLTGLTMEERLGLPAKIIPVPVEQERYLREVFESHPAGQPKDARAAWKSFLTVQALWDTTMARRAVEARVAMRRPVAVIAGAGHVEHGWGIAMRLGVFDPQGQRLLIMPWRGGEAPDKAEADLFFHCPEVKRPRLGISLEVTDETIVVKAVEAGSRAETAGFLPGDVLVSAGGTPLRKLSDLHDATLRALDAGSIVFSVRRGGETLDITVNLPSAARAAP, encoded by the coding sequence GTGCCCGCCGCGCGCGTCGTCGTCGGCGGCATGTCCCTGGAGAACGCAATGATGAGAACCTTCGTGCTGGCCGCCCTCTGGGCGGCCTTGCTCGTCATGCCCATGGGTTGCAAGCGCTACACCGACATGACCGAATCCCCCGCTCCGGCGGCCGCCCAGCCCCGTGCCCCCGGGCAGTTCCTGGACGGGGACGGCCGGGCCGTGGACGAATCCAGCCTGGGGGATGCGGCCGCCAAGGCCGCGTACGTTCTCATCGGCGAAGGGCACCCCATCGCCTGCGACCATCTGGCCCAGGCCCGCATCCTGGCCCTCATGGCCGAGGCCGGAGCGCCTCCCGTGGTGGGCCTGGAGATGGTCAGCCTGGACATGCAGCCCGTGCTGGACCTCTTCAACAAGGGGCTCATCGGCGTGGACGACCTGGAGGACGGCCTCAAGTGGAGCACGTCCTGGGGCTATCCCTTCGAGATATACCGGCCCGTTTTCGAGACCGCGCGCAAATACGACCTGCCGCTGTTCGCCCTGAACGTCCCCCGCGACGTGGCCCGCAAGGCCGGCAAGAGCGGGCTCACGGGCCTCACCATGGAAGAGCGCCTGGGCCTGCCCGCCAAGATCATCCCCGTGCCCGTCGAGCAGGAACGGTACCTGCGCGAGGTGTTCGAGTCCCACCCCGCAGGCCAGCCCAAGGACGCCAGGGCCGCCTGGAAGAGCTTCCTCACCGTGCAGGCCCTGTGGGACACCACCATGGCCCGGCGCGCCGTGGAGGCGCGGGTGGCCATGCGCCGTCCCGTGGCCGTCATCGCCGGCGCCGGGCACGTGGAGCACGGCTGGGGCATAGCCATGCGCCTGGGGGTGTTCGATCCCCAGGGCCAACGCCTGCTCATCATGCCCTGGCGCGGCGGCGAGGCTCCGGACAAGGCCGAGGCGGACCTGTTCTTCCACTGTCCCGAGGTGAAGCGCCCGAGGCTCGGCATCAGCCTCGAGGTCACCGACGAGACCATCGTGGTGAAGGCCGTGGAGGCCGGGTCACGGGCCGAAACCGCCGGTTTCCTGCCCGGAGACGTGCTGGTTTCGGCAGGGGGGACGCCCCTGCGCAAGCTCTCCGACCTGCACGACGCCACCCTGCGCGCCCTGGACGCCGGATCCATCGTTTTCAGTGTCAGGCGGGGCGGCGAGACCCTGGACATCACGGTGAACCTGCCCTCGGCGGCCAGGGCGGCTCCCTGA
- a CDS encoding GGDEF domain-containing phosphodiesterase has translation MSFSTLQRTALLLTLGFFLTMTWLGVRDSGRTDELVSHFVDRHIEAAGLLHESENALINARRIYGDLLSDRSGSVDDSLGMLDMIAVKLKREAAGEDELTAGIALDLARIRSGLVQIDEMRVQGDFSDAMGKTVAAVEQYLASARASAGQLAASTRHPGETAYFLDNALDSLSRTATRYLQARPDQLPILLNLLDKIINDTNTLLTFPDIDRLREPLRKFAGEIQAIRTNSARVHKNMLWDPNFFANTNKAEIRELRTLWDAAMLSIQSIKATEADEVRADASGIRETLRGKQRIFLMLASASLAVAVLGMLFIRSRLAARVTALMRATETLADGRLDYRVPEGPMDQFGQLAARFNSMAERLQKEENRARQALEELGRSHEALGQRVSKGSQALGEALTSLDIKDCVINRSHEGVVICDEALRIVDANPAMAQLTGYPLERLLGLTPDSFCPGIEAGDFRNRLHEALENTGSFESPMDILTRGGDSIGLRVFFANLHGEDDQPGHSIGIFRDMTPQSVARQEFHHRASRDALTGLANRDALFSELASGILRAERGGRMLAVFLLNLDNFKRLIDGQGYEAGDALLVQVARRLESHLRSGDAVARLGGDEFAVVTDRIVSDEQAKSLADRMLECFSQPFDLACGPYKASASLGLTVYPRDGSDTESLLRNASVALHRAKDTGKGKMNVFTEELDTCVRARASLERDIHDALANRDFEVRYQPIVGMNAREICGAEALLRWTVNGEPVSPAVFIPVCEEMNVMPELTRILLDKIARDAGLWAAQDLAPHVSVNICAAHFSSPGFHAFFNSELSLRGLDSSRLGIEITETTLMQDPEAARDTLRRLRNQGHQVAVDDFGTGYSSLRYLQQLPFTSLKIDRQFIMGLDSRESKAIVKATVAMAKSLGLTVVAEGVETPEQLAFLRSCGCDRFQGYLFSPAVSAEAFARMFKRALPAFDEMKAASPSPGGILH, from the coding sequence ATGTCCTTCAGCACGCTGCAACGCACGGCCCTCCTGCTGACCCTGGGCTTCTTCCTGACCATGACCTGGCTCGGCGTGCGCGATTCCGGCCGCACGGACGAACTCGTCAGCCATTTCGTGGACCGTCACATCGAGGCGGCCGGGCTTCTGCACGAATCGGAAAACGCCCTGATCAACGCGCGCCGCATCTACGGGGACCTGTTGAGCGACCGGTCCGGGTCAGTGGACGATTCTCTGGGCATGCTGGACATGATCGCCGTCAAGCTCAAGCGGGAAGCGGCGGGTGAGGACGAACTCACAGCCGGAATAGCCCTGGATCTGGCCCGGATACGTTCAGGGCTCGTCCAGATCGACGAGATGCGCGTCCAGGGCGACTTCTCCGACGCCATGGGCAAGACCGTCGCGGCCGTCGAGCAATACCTGGCATCGGCCCGGGCCAGCGCCGGGCAACTGGCCGCGAGCACCAGGCATCCCGGAGAAACAGCCTACTTCCTCGACAACGCCCTGGACTCCCTGAGCCGCACCGCCACCCGCTACCTGCAGGCACGCCCGGACCAGCTACCCATCCTACTGAACCTGTTGGATAAAATCATAAACGACACCAACACCCTGCTCACCTTCCCTGATATCGACCGGTTGCGCGAACCGCTGCGGAAATTCGCAGGGGAGATTCAGGCCATCCGGACCAACTCGGCCCGGGTGCACAAGAACATGCTCTGGGATCCCAACTTCTTCGCCAACACCAACAAGGCCGAGATCAGGGAACTCAGAACCCTCTGGGACGCCGCCATGCTCTCCATCCAGAGCATCAAGGCCACCGAGGCCGACGAGGTACGGGCCGACGCCTCCGGCATCCGGGAAACCCTGCGCGGCAAGCAACGCATCTTCCTGATGCTGGCTTCCGCCTCCCTGGCCGTGGCCGTGCTCGGCATGCTCTTCATACGCTCGCGCCTGGCCGCCCGCGTCACCGCCCTGATGCGCGCCACCGAAACACTCGCCGACGGCCGCCTGGACTATCGCGTCCCCGAGGGCCCCATGGACCAGTTCGGCCAACTCGCCGCCCGGTTCAATTCAATGGCCGAACGCCTCCAGAAGGAGGAAAACCGCGCCAGGCAGGCTTTGGAGGAACTCGGCCGGTCGCACGAGGCCCTGGGTCAGCGCGTGAGCAAGGGAAGCCAGGCCCTGGGGGAGGCGCTCACCAGCCTGGACATCAAGGACTGCGTCATCAACCGCTCCCACGAGGGGGTGGTCATCTGTGACGAGGCGCTGCGCATCGTCGACGCCAACCCGGCCATGGCCCAGCTGACCGGATACCCCCTGGAGCGCCTGCTGGGGCTGACCCCGGACTCGTTCTGCCCCGGAATCGAGGCGGGCGATTTCCGCAACAGGCTCCATGAGGCCTTGGAAAACACCGGGAGCTTCGAATCGCCGATGGACATCCTCACTCGCGGCGGCGACAGTATCGGCCTGCGCGTGTTCTTCGCCAACCTGCACGGCGAGGACGACCAGCCCGGCCACTCCATCGGCATCTTCCGGGACATGACCCCCCAGAGCGTGGCCCGGCAGGAGTTCCACCACAGGGCCAGCCGGGACGCGCTGACCGGGCTCGCCAACAGGGACGCGCTGTTTTCGGAGCTGGCCTCGGGCATCCTCCGGGCCGAGCGCGGCGGCCGGATGCTGGCGGTGTTTTTGCTCAACCTGGACAACTTCAAGCGCCTCATCGACGGCCAGGGATACGAGGCCGGCGACGCCCTGCTCGTGCAGGTGGCCAGGCGTCTGGAATCCCACCTCCGGTCCGGGGATGCGGTGGCGCGCCTGGGCGGGGACGAATTCGCCGTGGTCACGGACCGCATCGTCTCCGACGAACAGGCCAAGTCCCTGGCGGACAGGATGCTTGAGTGCTTCTCCCAGCCCTTCGACCTGGCCTGCGGGCCGTACAAGGCCAGCGCCAGCCTGGGGCTCACTGTCTATCCCCGGGACGGCTCCGACACGGAGAGCCTGTTGCGCAACGCCTCCGTGGCCCTGCACCGCGCCAAGGACACCGGCAAGGGCAAGATGAACGTCTTCACCGAGGAGCTCGACACGTGCGTGCGCGCCAGGGCGTCACTGGAGCGCGACATCCACGACGCCCTGGCCAACCGGGATTTCGAGGTGCGCTACCAGCCCATCGTGGGCATGAACGCCCGGGAGATTTGTGGCGCAGAGGCCCTGCTGCGCTGGACCGTGAACGGCGAACCGGTCTCGCCCGCCGTGTTCATCCCGGTGTGCGAGGAGATGAACGTCATGCCCGAGCTGACCCGCATCCTCCTGGACAAAATCGCCCGGGACGCCGGGCTCTGGGCGGCCCAGGACCTCGCCCCCCACGTCAGCGTGAACATATGCGCCGCCCACTTCTCCTCTCCCGGGTTCCACGCGTTCTTCAACAGCGAGCTTTCGTTGCGCGGGTTGGACAGCTCCCGCCTGGGCATCGAGATCACCGAGACCACCCTCATGCAGGACCCCGAAGCCGCACGGGACACCCTGCGCAGGCTCAGAAACCAGGGGCACCAGGTTGCCGTCGACGACTTCGGCACCGGATACTCCTCGTTGCGCTACCTTCAGCAACTCCCGTTCACCTCGCTCAAGATCGACCGGCAATTCATCATGGGCCTGGACTCCAGAGAGTCCAAGGCCATCGTCAAGGCCACCGTGGCCATGGCCAAAAGCCTGGGGCTCACCGTGGTCGCCGAAGGCGTGGAGACACCCGAGCAGCTGGCCTTCCTGAGGTCCTGCGGCTGTGACCGCTTCCAGGGGTATCTTTTCAGCCCAGCCGTCTCGGCGGAAGCCTTCGCGCGGATGTTCAAACGGGCGCTCCCCGCCTTCGACGAGATGAAGGCTGCGTCGCCGAGCCCCGGCGGCATCCTCCACTGA
- a CDS encoding ethylbenzene dehydrogenase-related protein: MNRSTTSFSLPVAMLALLLALTALASPPQVQAGHRVLTASRTATPPDVNIPDDPAWKAAQPVSVLDVVANIEVVLRGLHDGQNVYIQASFPCPKPSTQHRVQRWDAGRRAYVDGPEREDAIILKWSMVSHDTGLTLHEDAPYVADEWYWKAHRSDHAGYADDKIQIYSVNPQPYAKPMLSRSGKVFYLNRKGDEGQEAAETILYPGYAGERVPKFRLVTPDGSRADIRAKGVWKDGRWTVSFARKLVTGNADDVAFSLDGAYPFGVSRFEIAGREPEPGVDQPLFGCGDVGEILELRFQK, encoded by the coding sequence ATGAATCGATCGACGACAAGCTTTTCGCTGCCTGTCGCCATGCTGGCCCTGCTTCTGGCCCTGACCGCCCTTGCGTCCCCGCCCCAGGTCCAGGCCGGCCACCGGGTCCTCACAGCCTCGAGGACCGCCACGCCCCCGGACGTCAACATCCCGGACGATCCAGCCTGGAAGGCGGCTCAGCCGGTATCCGTGCTGGACGTGGTGGCCAACATCGAGGTGGTGCTGAGGGGCCTGCACGACGGCCAGAACGTCTACATCCAGGCGTCGTTCCCCTGTCCCAAGCCCAGCACCCAGCACCGCGTCCAGCGTTGGGATGCAGGGAGGCGGGCGTACGTGGACGGCCCCGAACGCGAGGACGCCATCATCCTCAAATGGAGCATGGTGAGCCACGATACCGGGCTGACCCTGCACGAGGACGCCCCCTACGTGGCCGACGAGTGGTACTGGAAGGCCCACCGTTCCGACCATGCGGGCTATGCCGACGACAAAATCCAGATTTATTCGGTGAATCCGCAGCCCTACGCCAAGCCCATGTTGTCCAGGAGCGGCAAGGTCTTCTACCTGAACCGCAAGGGGGACGAAGGCCAGGAAGCGGCCGAGACCATCCTTTACCCGGGCTACGCGGGAGAGCGCGTCCCCAAGTTCAGGCTGGTCACGCCGGACGGATCACGCGCGGACATCCGGGCCAAGGGCGTGTGGAAGGACGGCCGCTGGACCGTGAGCTTCGCCCGCAAGCTGGTCACAGGCAACGCCGACGACGTGGCTTTCTCCCTGGACGGGGCGTACCCGTTCGGCGTCTCCCGCTTCGAGATCGCGGGGCGCGAGCCCGAACCTGGCGTGGACCAGCCGCTCTTCGGTTGCGGCGACGTGGGCGAAATCCTGGAACTGCGTTTTCAGAAGTAG
- a CDS encoding putative bifunctional diguanylate cyclase/phosphodiesterase: MSFTVLQRITVALLAVMFLAVAWAVADYSRRTGSMVDTFVSSRISEEDGLRGIEFTLGEAMRLAMDMHASRKAPAETLLVLLERISDNTRDIPEDSQGTVRRLRQELSSARTGLLMILDKRPRPAASGRPAPEATAVRKAVDNARATVEDLARTDAAQPGALTYLSSSLAGVSEALDGFLGERPDPLPVIMKQLDAVRMEVEELSTLPQWQGGEARELLQGFKRAVYLLMGNIPKLQELQESDPNGAAAQMLAHTDKLLWDEAVSDIRRFKSLARAGIRQGGQDIETVLAYDKNTVLAVSMGCMLAAMGVIFILQRLLNRRIGVLRAGAARVAAGELEHRIPPGARDPFGRLGADFNLMAESLEKQRHALGETLSELRAARENLEERVHERTLELHEALESLRLKDSAFTQTLECVLLAGPDGALVDVNPAMLALTGYEREDLLGRTPEIFNSGRNDPELYDQLRQALDENGKWNGEIWFKRKDGEDIPLWMILTRLKGDDGETIGTVAISRDMTEHKRAQDKIAREARLDFLTGLPNRGTFMEALASSMARDGRNGHKLAVMFLDLDDFKHINDTLGHPGGDEILKQAGARLQTCVREKDLVARFGGDEFVIMAASLHDSEQALALSRRILTAFRAPFAAGDGSVRVQTSVGVAVFPGDGQSPEALLKNADLALYRAKSLGKGHVECFTPELGAQARNRLNVERELALAVERRQFEVHYLPIVMVCRPVILGAEALVRWRKSGSLLPPAMFVPLAEEMGLMQEITAQVIETAARDMRSWAERGAPGLHLSLNLSALQFTQPRFEELFALLNAQTESLRGCMELEITESAVMRDPARAAGQLQMLRDQGFAVALDDFGTGRASLHSLEHLPLTSVKIDKKFVSDLNSKATQAVLRATISVAKGLGLIVQAEGVETPDQLNFLRQCGCDFYQGFHFSPPVSSTEFLDMVHRQHQGGAGRQTAFQDSHMLQ; the protein is encoded by the coding sequence ATGTCGTTTACCGTACTGCAACGCATAACCGTGGCCCTGCTCGCCGTGATGTTCCTGGCGGTGGCTTGGGCCGTGGCGGACTATTCGCGCCGCACCGGCTCCATGGTGGACACCTTCGTCTCCAGCCGCATCAGCGAGGAGGACGGGCTGCGGGGCATCGAGTTCACCCTGGGCGAGGCCATGCGCCTGGCCATGGACATGCACGCCTCCCGCAAGGCCCCGGCCGAAACGCTCCTGGTGCTCCTGGAACGCATCTCGGACAACACCCGCGATATCCCGGAGGACAGCCAGGGGACCGTCCGGCGGCTCAGGCAGGAACTCTCGTCGGCGCGCACCGGGCTTCTGATGATCCTGGACAAGCGCCCCCGGCCGGCCGCGTCCGGACGGCCGGCCCCCGAGGCCACGGCCGTGCGCAAGGCAGTGGACAACGCCAGGGCCACCGTGGAGGACCTCGCCCGGACGGACGCCGCGCAGCCCGGCGCGCTCACCTACCTCTCCAGCAGCCTGGCCGGCGTCTCCGAGGCCCTGGACGGATTCCTGGGCGAACGGCCCGATCCGCTGCCGGTGATCATGAAACAACTCGACGCCGTCCGGATGGAAGTGGAGGAGCTCTCCACGCTGCCGCAGTGGCAGGGCGGCGAAGCCCGCGAGCTGCTGCAGGGATTCAAGCGCGCCGTCTACCTGCTCATGGGCAATATCCCCAAGCTCCAGGAACTGCAGGAGAGCGACCCCAACGGAGCCGCGGCGCAGATGCTGGCGCATACCGACAAGCTGCTCTGGGACGAGGCCGTCTCGGACATCCGGCGTTTCAAGTCCCTGGCCCGGGCCGGCATCCGCCAGGGCGGGCAGGACATCGAGACCGTGCTGGCCTACGACAAGAACACCGTGCTGGCCGTCTCCATGGGCTGCATGCTTGCCGCCATGGGCGTGATCTTCATCCTGCAGCGGCTCCTGAACCGCCGTATCGGCGTGCTGCGCGCGGGCGCGGCGCGTGTCGCGGCCGGGGAACTGGAGCACCGCATCCCGCCCGGGGCCAGGGATCCCTTCGGCCGTCTCGGCGCGGACTTCAACCTCATGGCCGAGAGCCTCGAAAAGCAGCGCCACGCCCTAGGCGAAACCCTGAGCGAGCTGCGCGCCGCCAGGGAGAACCTGGAAGAGCGCGTCCATGAGCGCACCCTCGAACTGCACGAGGCCCTGGAGAGCCTGCGCCTGAAGGATTCCGCCTTCACCCAGACCCTGGAGTGCGTCCTGCTCGCCGGACCGGACGGCGCCCTGGTGGACGTCAATCCCGCCATGCTCGCCCTGACCGGCTACGAACGGGAGGATCTCCTGGGGCGCACGCCGGAGATCTTCAACTCCGGGCGCAACGATCCCGAACTCTACGACCAGCTGCGCCAAGCCCTGGACGAGAACGGGAAATGGAACGGCGAGATCTGGTTCAAGCGCAAGGACGGCGAGGACATCCCCCTGTGGATGATCCTCACCAGGCTCAAGGGCGACGACGGCGAGACCATCGGCACAGTGGCCATCTCCCGGGACATGACCGAACACAAGAGGGCCCAGGACAAGATCGCCCGGGAGGCCAGGCTCGACTTCCTGACCGGCCTGCCCAACCGGGGCACGTTCATGGAGGCCCTGGCCTCGTCCATGGCCAGGGACGGGCGCAACGGGCACAAGCTGGCCGTCATGTTCCTCGATCTGGACGACTTCAAGCACATCAACGACACGCTCGGCCACCCGGGCGGGGACGAGATTCTCAAACAGGCCGGAGCCAGGCTCCAGACATGCGTGCGCGAGAAGGACCTCGTGGCCCGCTTCGGCGGGGACGAATTCGTGATCATGGCCGCGTCCCTGCACGACAGCGAGCAGGCCCTGGCGCTCTCCCGGCGCATTCTGACCGCCTTCAGGGCGCCCTTCGCGGCGGGAGACGGATCGGTGCGGGTCCAGACCAGTGTCGGGGTGGCGGTCTTCCCCGGCGACGGACAAAGCCCGGAAGCGCTGCTCAAGAACGCGGACCTGGCCCTGTACCGGGCCAAGTCGCTGGGCAAGGGCCATGTGGAGTGCTTCACCCCGGAACTGGGCGCCCAGGCGCGCAACCGCCTGAACGTGGAGCGGGAACTTGCCCTGGCGGTGGAGCGCAGGCAGTTCGAGGTGCACTACCTGCCCATCGTCATGGTGTGCCGGCCGGTGATCCTGGGCGCGGAGGCCCTGGTGCGCTGGCGCAAGTCCGGCTCGCTCCTGCCCCCGGCCATGTTCGTGCCCCTGGCCGAAGAGATGGGCCTCATGCAGGAGATCACGGCCCAGGTGATTGAGACCGCCGCCCGCGACATGCGCTCGTGGGCTGAAAGGGGCGCGCCGGGGCTGCACTTGTCGCTCAACCTCTCGGCCCTCCAGTTCACCCAGCCCAGGTTCGAAGAGCTGTTCGCCCTGCTGAACGCCCAGACCGAATCCCTTCGCGGCTGCATGGAGCTGGAGATCACCGAATCCGCCGTCATGCGCGATCCCGCCAGGGCGGCGGGGCAACTCCAGATGCTCCGGGACCAGGGCTTCGCGGTGGCCCTGGACGACTTCGGCACGGGCCGGGCCTCGCTCCATTCGCTTGAGCACCTTCCCCTGACGTCGGTGAAGATCGACAAGAAATTCGTCTCGGATTTGAACTCAAAGGCGACACAGGCCGTGCTTCGCGCCACCATCTCCGTGGCCAAGGGGCTGGGGCTGATCGTGCAGGCCGAGGGGGTCGAGACGCCCGACCAGCTGAATTTCCTGCGCCAATGCGGCTGCGACTTCTACCAGGGCTTCCACTTCAGCCCCCCGGTCAGCTCGACGGAATTTCTGGACATGGTCCACCGGCAGCACCAGGGCGGCGCCGGACGCCAGACCGCCTTCCAAGACTCCCACATGCTGCAGTAG
- a CDS encoding cupin domain-containing protein, whose amino-acid sequence MKKVSIFDEAKFTDLTFHSFLVHDSEHFKAINFNFKAGQSMPVHSHDIEGQLSIVVLSGEGEFLSEDDAIPAKTGDVLISDISEPHGVHAITDMRVLVTIAPPI is encoded by the coding sequence ATGAAGAAAGTGTCCATATTCGACGAGGCCAAATTCACCGACCTCACCTTTCACAGTTTCCTGGTGCACGATTCCGAACACTTCAAGGCCATCAACTTCAACTTCAAGGCCGGGCAGAGCATGCCTGTGCACTCCCACGACATCGAGGGGCAGCTGTCCATCGTGGTGCTTTCCGGCGAAGGGGAGTTCTTGTCCGAGGACGACGCCATCCCGGCCAAGACCGGGGACGTGCTCATATCCGACATCTCCGAGCCCCACGGCGTCCACGCCATAACGGACATGCGCGTGCTCGTGACCATCGCGCCCCCCATCTGA